From one Ignavibacteria bacterium genomic stretch:
- a CDS encoding acyl--CoA ligase — protein sequence MTAASSAPAFNSWAELMEYNHSAYREKPFLIYYDANGKRTQWSYAVFIETAQRLASLLRHNGIVRGNKVAIAGHNHPDTILGYFACWILGACAVPLNMLEDDARLEYILTNSETRLVLCRTEYLVRINHPQVIEVDTDAGDPVFYSLLRDQPLFSLDRAEPMLTDESLIVYTSGTTGNPKGVVLTQGNMFADSGSIGRWHGITPETRMMCVLPVHHVNGTIVTHTTPFLMGASVVLCRKFSASRFWDIVIAENIHGVSVVPTLLAYLLEADAADSTTQLPESFHIICGAGPLTCELASRFERRFGYRIIHGYGLSETTCYTCFLPVHLSDEQHASWMRDHGFPSIGVALPCNEMAIHNDLGQLVAPGERGEIVARGSNIMKGYHNNKEANDHAFKYGWFRSGDEGFYLHDAEGTAYYFITGRLKELIIRGGVNIAPLEIDEVINRAPGVKAGIAVGFEHDMYGEEVGALVVPEENANADEIRQFCLQNLPLHKAPKVVLFATELPVTSTGKHQRNKVRHLFADYRCIRSK from the coding sequence ATGACAGCCGCATCTTCAGCTCCAGCTTTTAATTCCTGGGCAGAGCTTATGGAATACAACCACTCTGCCTATCGTGAGAAACCGTTCCTGATTTATTACGATGCCAACGGGAAGCGCACTCAATGGTCATACGCTGTCTTCATCGAAACGGCACAGCGCCTGGCATCACTGCTCAGGCACAACGGTATCGTCCGCGGAAACAAGGTGGCAATTGCCGGCCATAATCACCCCGATACTATCCTGGGATACTTTGCGTGCTGGATACTGGGAGCTTGTGCCGTGCCGCTGAACATGTTGGAAGACGATGCCAGACTTGAATACATTCTTACCAACAGCGAAACCCGTTTGGTGTTGTGCAGGACGGAATATCTTGTACGAATCAATCATCCTCAGGTTATCGAGGTTGATACTGATGCCGGGGATCCCGTATTCTACTCACTGCTCCGGGACCAGCCACTGTTCAGCCTTGATCGTGCAGAACCGATGCTGACCGACGAAAGCTTGATTGTGTACACCAGTGGTACAACCGGAAATCCCAAAGGAGTCGTCCTCACACAGGGAAACATGTTCGCCGATTCCGGGAGTATTGGAAGGTGGCACGGGATCACCCCGGAAACCAGGATGATGTGTGTGCTGCCCGTGCATCATGTTAACGGCACGATTGTTACACATACCACACCCTTTCTGATGGGCGCAAGTGTTGTGCTTTGCCGCAAGTTTTCTGCATCCCGATTCTGGGACATCGTCATCGCTGAGAACATCCATGGCGTCAGCGTTGTGCCTACCCTGCTGGCATATCTCCTGGAAGCCGATGCTGCCGATTCAACAACTCAGCTTCCTGAATCATTTCACATTATCTGTGGCGCCGGACCTCTTACCTGCGAACTGGCATCACGGTTTGAACGTCGGTTCGGGTATAGAATCATCCACGGATATGGTTTAAGTGAAACAACGTGCTACACCTGTTTTCTGCCGGTTCATCTTTCGGATGAGCAGCATGCGTCCTGGATGCGTGACCACGGTTTCCCCAGTATTGGTGTTGCGCTTCCGTGCAACGAGATGGCAATTCATAACGATCTGGGACAGCTTGTTGCCCCGGGAGAACGCGGCGAAATCGTTGCCCGCGGGTCCAATATCATGAAAGGATACCATAACAACAAAGAAGCCAATGATCACGCGTTTAAATATGGCTGGTTTCGCAGCGGCGACGAGGGGTTTTACCTACATGATGCCGAAGGGACTGCCTACTACTTTATCACGGGAAGACTAAAAGAACTGATCATCAGAGGAGGCGTTAACATTGCCCCTTTAGAAATTGATGAAGTGATAAACCGAGCGCCGGGTGTTAAGGCAGGTATTGCAGTTGGATTTGAGCATGATATGTACGGTGAAGAGGTTGGTGCCCTTGTAGTGCCAGAGGAAAATGCCAATGCTGATGAAATCCGGCAGTTCTGTTTGCAGAACCTGCCCCTTCACAAGGCCCCAAAGGTGGTCTTGTTCGCCACAGAACTTCCAGTTACAAGTACCGGCAAACATCAGCGCAATAAGGTGCGCCATCTGTTTGCCGACTATAGGTGTATCCGTTCAAAATAA